A single Dechloromonas denitrificans DNA region contains:
- a CDS encoding response regulator, which translates to MPASTAAPSEQAAAERRRRQRVDAREGTRVLIIDDSKTIVTVLKKFLRSAGYETLEALDAETGLVLLQEHQPELIFLDIMLPGMNGFAALRAIRRDPRTRDTPVIMMSGNEQAMEQFFGARIGADDFMKKPFSRHEVFFRIERLLDDQLVPRRAVRPSEPPPVVAAGC; encoded by the coding sequence ATGCCGGCCTCTACCGCCGCGCCGTCCGAACAGGCCGCCGCCGAACGGCGCCGCCGGCAACGGGTCGATGCTCGCGAAGGCACCCGCGTTCTGATCATCGATGACTCGAAGACGATCGTCACGGTGCTCAAGAAATTCCTCCGTTCAGCCGGCTACGAAACGCTCGAAGCACTCGATGCCGAAACCGGTCTGGTGCTGCTGCAGGAGCATCAGCCGGAACTGATCTTTCTCGACATCATGCTGCCCGGCATGAACGGCTTCGCCGCTCTGCGCGCCATCCGCCGCGATCCGCGGACACGCGACACGCCGGTCATCATGATGAGCGGCAACGAACAAGCCATGGAGCAGTTCTTCGGAGCGCGCATCGGGGCCGACGATTTCATGAAGAAGCCGTTCTCGCGCCATGAGGTTTTTTTCCGCATCGAACGCTTGCTCGACGACCAACTCGTGCCGCGTCGTGCCGTTCGCCCCAGCGAGCCGCCACCGGTGGTGGCCGCCGGTTGCTGA
- a CDS encoding LytR/AlgR family response regulator transcription factor, producing MSQDRPLKILLVDDEPLARQRLRTLLGDIALQLPSEVVGEAGNGLAALAFLREQAVDVVLADIRMPAMDGIELAGHLGAFEHPPAVIFTTAYDNYAVQAFDLNAVDYLLKPVRTQRLLTALQKARGAPRPAPELLAGIGRAVRGGGRTHLSCHERGRLLLVPVAEVLYFKADLKYVTARTVEREYLLDEALTHLENEFAERFIRLHRAVLVGKSALAGFEKAVDDDADAYGWALLRGLPEKLPVSRRQWAAAKALVVN from the coding sequence ATGTCCCAAGACCGCCCGCTGAAAATACTGTTGGTCGATGACGAGCCGCTGGCCCGCCAACGCCTGCGCACGCTGCTCGGCGATATCGCCCTGCAGTTGCCGAGCGAAGTCGTCGGCGAAGCGGGTAATGGCCTGGCTGCTCTGGCCTTCCTGCGCGAGCAGGCGGTCGATGTCGTGCTGGCCGATATCCGCATGCCGGCCATGGACGGCATCGAACTGGCCGGCCACCTCGGGGCCTTCGAGCATCCGCCGGCGGTCATCTTCACGACGGCCTACGACAATTACGCGGTCCAGGCTTTCGATCTCAATGCCGTCGATTACCTGCTCAAGCCGGTGCGGACCCAGCGCTTGCTGACCGCCCTGCAGAAAGCCCGGGGCGCCCCGCGCCCCGCTCCCGAACTGCTGGCCGGCATCGGCCGCGCCGTGCGCGGCGGCGGCCGGACGCATCTGTCCTGCCATGAGCGCGGCCGGCTGTTGCTGGTACCGGTGGCCGAGGTGCTCTACTTCAAGGCGGATCTGAAATACGTCACCGCCCGTACCGTCGAGCGCGAATATCTGCTCGACGAGGCTTTGACCCATCTCGAAAACGAATTCGCCGAGCGCTTTATCCGCTTGCATCGGGCCGTGCTGGTCGGTAAATCGGCGTTGGCCGGTTTCGAGAAAGCCGTCGATGACGACGCCGATGCCTACGGCTGGGCGCTGCTGCGCGGCCTGCCCGAGAAACTGCCGGTCAGTCGGCGGCAGTGGGCGGCGGCCAAGGCGCTGGTGGTTAACTGA
- a CDS encoding sensor histidine kinase, with the protein MTSIRHFPATHPLPDWRNFGVMLRVLLGVNAMALLAALVLAPDLGGWPSAYVELAAVVEPCLLISLGLLSILRDVLWRLPLRLGQGGVLLLAGALAFALYGYWQSLLAAEGGSAWRAALLAVAAAGLLLGYFELRAAAFSPAQAEARLAALNARIRPHFLFNSLNAVLSLIRARPQQAEEALESLSDLFRAAMRDPGELVSLADEIALGKQYLALEKLRLGDRLVVDWQVGEVALNLPIPPLMLQPLLENAVYHGIEPAAEGGVVRISIDQQGDELHIAIANPTTGQVQHAAGNQIAVANIRERLALYYDLEARLEIVAGEKTYEVRIALPCPKTAR; encoded by the coding sequence ATGACAAGTATACGGCACTTTCCCGCGACACATCCGCTGCCCGACTGGCGTAATTTTGGCGTGATGCTGCGCGTGCTGCTCGGCGTCAATGCCATGGCGCTGCTCGCGGCGCTCGTTCTGGCGCCCGATCTGGGCGGCTGGCCGAGTGCCTACGTCGAACTGGCGGCGGTCGTCGAGCCGTGCCTGCTGATCTCTCTAGGCCTCCTGTCCATCTTGCGCGACGTCTTGTGGCGTCTGCCGTTGCGGCTCGGCCAGGGGGGCGTGCTGCTGCTCGCCGGGGCCTTGGCGTTCGCCCTCTACGGCTACTGGCAATCGCTGCTCGCCGCCGAGGGCGGCAGTGCCTGGCGGGCGGCCTTGCTGGCGGTGGCGGCGGCCGGTCTGCTGCTCGGTTATTTCGAGTTGCGCGCCGCGGCTTTTTCGCCGGCCCAGGCCGAAGCCCGGCTGGCGGCCTTGAATGCCCGCATCCGGCCGCATTTCCTGTTCAATTCGCTGAATGCCGTCCTGTCGCTGATCCGGGCCCGGCCGCAGCAGGCCGAGGAGGCGCTCGAGTCGCTGTCCGACCTGTTTCGCGCCGCGATGCGCGATCCGGGCGAACTGGTCAGCCTGGCCGACGAGATCGCCCTCGGCAAGCAGTATCTGGCGCTGGAAAAGTTGCGGCTGGGCGATCGCCTGGTGGTCGACTGGCAGGTTGGCGAGGTTGCGCTGAACCTGCCGATCCCGCCGCTGATGCTGCAGCCGCTGCTGGAAAATGCCGTCTATCACGGTATCGAACCGGCTGCCGAAGGTGGCGTCGTGCGCATTTCGATAGACCAGCAGGGCGACGAACTGCACATCGCCATCGCCAACCCGACTACCGGTCAGGTTCAGCATGCCGCCGGCAACCAGATTGCCGTCGCCAATATTCGCGAACGGCTGGCCTTGTATTACGATCTGGAGGCCCGGCTGGAGATTGTTGCCGGCGAGAAAACTTACGAGGTTCGGATCGCCCTGCCATGTCCCAAGACCGCCCGCTGA